A region from the Lates calcarifer isolate ASB-BC8 linkage group LG2, TLL_Latcal_v3, whole genome shotgun sequence genome encodes:
- the LOC108877838 gene encoding cytochrome b-c1 complex subunit Rieske, mitochondrial: protein MMSLAARSGAFSPYMQATAFTVAGPLKALVPGVVVKTEKILLNPKKQFLCRESLNGQSPKTGPSVTVSINGCAGVRFAHTDVRIPDFSDYRRPEVLDPKKSSQDSSESRRTFSYLVTGATTMVGVYAAKTVVTQFVSSMSASADVLALSKIEVKLSDIPEGKNMTFKWRGKPLFVRHRTEKEIATEAAVNIAELRDPEHDKDRVINPSWVIVLGVCTHLGCVPIANAGDFGGYYCPCHGSHYDASGRIRKGPAPLNLEVPYYEFPDEDTVVVG, encoded by the exons ATGATGTCCCTCGCTGCCCGGTCGGGGGCTTTTTCCCCTTACATGCAGGCTACTGCTTTTACAGTCGCCGGACCCCTGAAAGCTCTGGTACCCGGAGTCGTTGTGAAGACAGAGAAGATCTTGTTGAATCCGAAGAAACAGTTCCTGTGCCGCGAGTCGTTGAACGGTCAAAGCCCCAAAACGGGGCCTTCGGTGACGGTTAGCATCAATG gcTGTGCAGGAGTCAGATTTGCTCACACAGATGTCAGGATACCGGATTTCTCTGACTACAGGCGTCCAGAGGTGCTGGACCCCAAGAAGTCATCACAGGACAGCAGTGAATCCAGAAGAACCTTCTCCTACCTGGTCACTGGGGCCACAACCATGGTGGGCGTCTACGCCGCCAAGACGGTGGTGACTCAGTTTGTTTCTTCCATGAGTGCCTCGGCCGATGTCCTGGCCCTGTCTAAGATTGAAGTCAAGCTGAGTGACATTCCAGAAGGCAAGAACATGACCTTCAAGTGGAGAGGCAAGCCGCTGTTCGTCCGTCACCGCACAGAGAAGGAGATTGCCACAGAAGCTGCCGTGAACATCGCCGAGCTGCGAGACCCAGAGCATGACAAGGACCGGGTCATCAACCCCAGCTGGGTCATCGTCCTCGGAGTGTGCACGCATTTGGGCTGCGTGCCCATCGCCAACGCCGGAGACTTCGGAGGTTACTACTGCCCTTGTCACGGTTCGCACTATGACGCCTCGGGTCGCATCAGAAAGGGCCCTGCCCCCCTCAACCTGGAGGTCCCCTACTACGAGTTTCCAGATGAGGATACAGTAGTGGTTGGATAA